A genome region from Streptomyces sp. S4.7 includes the following:
- a CDS encoding DEAD/DEAH box helicase family protein yields the protein MDERLERLAKSSPNFGVLFPLQALLSIYGAQAEATVFTNPNAALVQAGQFGEVLAEELVSRTALRVEGTRQVDRLNALTRAGVLVPEIRDDFDRIRRDRNQAAHSHLFDSTRALAAVRACYKLGLWFHDAVSGKRTVAEFVPPTDPEAQITDPAELAELREALEGHRESLAQSRVRLTESATQLEAERRARAEAESLISAAAANKDQLLAQIEQLTTQVESLRTAQQSSYELLRKTPRRVDAAARDAIVHRAQRPAPLNEVQARETIDRMLGAAGWEVQDRDQVNPGSDAEKGVAVREFTLATGRADYVLYVGGRIVGVIEAKREGDHLGSAVEQNDRYAAGVLKEHRLAVWQRDEPFAFRYATTGAETYFVNRLDPDARSREVFSFHRPETVAAWMRRAEEKPTAPTFRAALRNMPPLEPNGLRLAQIDAITGLEDSLARDRPRALIQMATGAGKTYTAVAQTYRLLKYTKARRVLFLVDRNNLGKQAYDEFRRFLTPDDGRKLSDIYNVDRLGAAGLQETSAVTICTIQKMYALLRGETLVDDEAADEAADNLAHQDTYATDRPIEVSYSPAVPIESFDLIIVDECHRSIYGLWRGVLEYFDAHLVGLTATPMIQTLGFFGRNLVSEYTYPQAVADGVNVDFDIVRMNTDIRDNGVATIESGTTVKVKDRKTRRQRYQELDDDFTYTTRQIGRSVVAVDEIRAVLTAYRDNWQSWFPGRRELPKTLIFAVGEDHAEDVLAQVKEVFGRGDDFAKKITYKSRAAGEDPDELIRNLRTSPRLRVAVTVDMIATGTDVKALECVIFLREVRSAVLFEQMKGRGARTIDQTELREVTPDSDASVRKDRFVLVDAVGVTDSPLVDAKPLVPAGERQVSLAKLLDKAGTGSISAGEAEILAGRLARLNQQLSDEERTLLTRAAGDRTLSEIAGGIVKAVDPDRQERVTDEEGPAAARKLVLDATAPLRDLPDLRREIIDIRRDKDYLMDEVTAVRVTDVRAIPPEERAREEVGRWSTLLKEERDRLAAVSIALSSPRSVSPAAAYAALEELAAKIHRPQYAWTPKVLWAYYEDLGAAVTRPGAGAGLPDLISLIRYELGVDTELKPYRAVVEERFEAWLLRQRQAGAEFSEEQLWWLRSIRDVVATDVGISPSEMNGEPFRGRGGGRGFGHAFPGRDVRVLLSEMNRELA from the coding sequence TCCTGGCGGAGGAACTCGTCAGCCGTACGGCACTGCGCGTCGAAGGCACCCGCCAGGTGGACCGGCTCAACGCGCTGACGCGCGCGGGCGTCCTCGTGCCCGAGATCCGCGACGACTTCGACCGCATCCGGCGCGACCGCAACCAGGCGGCCCACAGCCATCTCTTCGACTCCACCCGCGCGCTCGCCGCCGTACGCGCCTGCTACAAGCTCGGCCTCTGGTTCCACGACGCGGTCTCCGGGAAGCGCACGGTCGCCGAGTTCGTACCGCCCACGGACCCCGAGGCGCAGATCACCGATCCGGCGGAGCTGGCCGAGCTGCGGGAGGCCCTCGAAGGCCACCGGGAGTCGCTCGCACAGTCCCGCGTACGCCTCACCGAGAGCGCGACCCAGCTCGAAGCGGAGCGGCGCGCCCGTGCCGAGGCCGAGTCGCTCATCTCGGCCGCCGCCGCCAACAAGGATCAACTGCTCGCCCAGATCGAGCAGTTGACCACGCAGGTCGAGTCCCTGCGTACGGCACAGCAGTCGTCGTACGAGCTGCTGCGCAAGACACCGCGCCGGGTCGACGCCGCCGCCCGCGACGCGATCGTCCACCGCGCGCAGCGCCCGGCCCCCCTGAACGAGGTGCAGGCCCGCGAGACCATCGACCGCATGCTGGGCGCCGCCGGCTGGGAGGTCCAGGACCGCGACCAGGTCAACCCCGGCAGTGACGCCGAGAAGGGCGTCGCCGTCCGCGAGTTCACCCTGGCGACGGGCCGCGCCGACTACGTCCTCTACGTCGGCGGCAGGATCGTCGGCGTGATCGAGGCCAAGCGCGAGGGCGACCATCTCGGCAGCGCCGTCGAGCAGAACGACCGTTACGCGGCCGGTGTCCTCAAGGAACACCGCCTCGCCGTCTGGCAGCGAGACGAGCCGTTCGCGTTCCGCTACGCGACGACCGGCGCCGAGACGTACTTCGTCAACCGCCTCGACCCAGACGCCCGTTCCCGCGAGGTGTTCTCCTTCCACCGCCCCGAGACGGTCGCGGCCTGGATGCGCCGCGCCGAGGAGAAGCCCACCGCCCCGACCTTCCGGGCGGCGCTGCGCAACATGCCGCCGCTGGAGCCGAACGGCCTGCGACTCGCGCAGATCGACGCGATCACCGGTCTGGAGGACTCCCTCGCCAGGGACCGGCCGCGCGCCCTGATCCAGATGGCCACCGGCGCGGGCAAGACGTACACGGCGGTGGCACAGACGTACCGCCTGCTGAAGTACACCAAGGCCCGGCGGGTCCTGTTCCTCGTGGACCGCAACAACCTGGGCAAGCAGGCGTACGACGAGTTCCGCCGGTTCCTCACCCCGGACGACGGCCGCAAGCTGTCCGACATCTACAACGTCGACCGGCTGGGCGCCGCCGGGCTCCAGGAGACCTCGGCCGTCACCATCTGCACCATCCAGAAGATGTACGCGCTGCTGCGCGGCGAGACCCTGGTCGACGACGAAGCGGCGGACGAGGCGGCGGACAATCTCGCGCACCAGGACACCTACGCGACGGACCGGCCCATCGAGGTCTCCTACAGCCCGGCCGTCCCGATCGAGTCCTTCGACCTGATCATCGTGGACGAGTGCCACCGGTCGATCTACGGCCTGTGGCGCGGGGTGCTGGAGTACTTCGACGCCCACCTGGTCGGCCTCACCGCCACCCCGATGATTCAGACCCTGGGCTTCTTCGGCCGCAACCTGGTCTCCGAGTACACCTATCCGCAGGCCGTCGCCGACGGCGTCAACGTCGACTTCGACATCGTCAGGATGAACACCGACATCCGGGACAACGGCGTGGCCACCATCGAGTCCGGTACGACGGTCAAGGTCAAGGACCGCAAGACCCGGCGTCAGCGCTACCAGGAGCTGGATGACGACTTCACGTACACCACCCGGCAGATCGGCCGCTCGGTGGTCGCCGTCGACGAGATCCGCGCGGTGCTGACCGCGTACCGCGACAACTGGCAGAGCTGGTTCCCCGGCCGCCGGGAACTTCCCAAGACGCTGATCTTCGCGGTCGGCGAGGACCACGCGGAGGACGTTCTCGCGCAGGTCAAGGAGGTCTTCGGGCGCGGTGACGACTTCGCGAAGAAGATCACGTACAAGAGCCGCGCGGCCGGGGAGGACCCCGACGAACTGATCCGCAACCTCCGGACCTCCCCGCGCCTGCGGGTCGCCGTGACCGTCGACATGATCGCCACGGGCACGGACGTGAAGGCCCTGGAGTGCGTGATCTTCCTGCGCGAGGTGCGCAGCGCGGTGCTGTTCGAGCAGATGAAGGGCCGGGGCGCCCGGACGATCGACCAGACCGAGCTACGGGAGGTCACCCCGGACTCGGACGCGTCGGTACGCAAGGACCGCTTCGTGCTCGTCGACGCGGTGGGCGTCACGGACTCCCCCCTGGTCGACGCGAAGCCCCTGGTACCTGCCGGGGAACGTCAGGTGTCGCTCGCGAAGTTGCTGGACAAGGCCGGTACGGGGTCGATCAGCGCGGGCGAGGCGGAGATCCTGGCGGGGCGCCTCGCCCGGCTCAACCAGCAACTGTCGGACGAGGAGCGGACGTTGCTGACGCGGGCGGCTGGGGACAGGACACTGTCCGAGATCGCGGGCGGAATCGTCAAGGCCGTCGACCCGGACCGGCAGGAACGGGTGACGGACGAGGAGGGCCCGGCGGCGGCGCGGAAGCTGGTGCTGGACGCGACCGCTCCACTGCGTGATCTGCCGGATCTGCGGCGCGAGATCATCGACATCCGCCGCGACAAGGACTACCTGATGGACGAGGTCACGGCGGTACGGGTGACGGACGTCCGGGCGATTCCGCCGGAGGAGCGGGCGCGGGAGGAAGTCGGCCGCTGGAGCACGTTGTTGAAGGAGGAGCGCGACCGGCTGGCGGCGGTCAGTATCGCCCTGAGCAGCCCGCGCTCGGTCTCGCCGGCGGCGGCGTACGCGGCACTGGAGGAGTTGGCGGCGAAGATCCACCGCCCCCAGTACGCGTGGACGCCGAAGGTGCTGTGGGCGTACTACGAGGACCTGGGCGCGGCGGTCACCCGACCGGGCGCGGGGGCGGGCCTCCCGGACCTGATCTCGCTCATACGGTACGAACTGGGCGTGGACACGGAGCTGAAGCCGTACCGGGCGGTGGTGGAAGAACGCTTCGAGGCGTGGCTGCTGCGGCAGCGCCAGGCGGGGGCGGAGTTTTCGGAGGAGCAGTTGTGGTGGCTGCGGTCGATACGGGACGTGGTGGCGACGGACGTGGGCATCAGCCCGTCGGAGATGAACGGGGAGCCTTTCCGGGGGCGGGGTGGGGGGCGCGGGTTTGGACATGCGTTTCCGGGGCGGGATGTGCGGGTCCTGTTGAGTGAGATGAATCGAGAGCTTGCGTGA
- a CDS encoding Scr1 family TA system antitoxin-like transcriptional regulator, with protein MVYQSEVRPVSVQESQPPGTWRYCGNQLLRWRTQSGISREELAAATNYSSATIKSMEQGVRMPTPRLLDQADDLFKANGKLSAAKDYLRREKFPARAQDFMAREREAISLWSYEVALIPGLLQTETYARALMGNRCPPLDDETVEERVTARLERQSLLTRKPLAALNFVLYEAALRGPHVDKEQLLHILEQGKLGNLTVQALTFDRANSSALSGPMVLLETRDHERLAFSEGQSISQLTDDPGVVSSHTERLSMIRALALSPDESARFIERMVEELMTERLTWFKSSYSDDEGSNCVEVALAWHKSTYSDREDASCVEVAACPAAVHVRDSKVTDSPELAVAAPAWSAFVSYASRRA; from the coding sequence GTGGTGTATCAGTCGGAGGTGCGGCCGGTGTCGGTCCAGGAATCCCAGCCACCGGGTACGTGGCGGTACTGCGGCAACCAACTCCTGCGGTGGCGTACGCAGTCGGGCATAAGCCGCGAGGAGCTGGCGGCGGCGACGAACTACTCGTCGGCCACGATCAAATCGATGGAACAGGGCGTACGGATGCCGACGCCGCGCCTGCTGGACCAGGCGGACGACCTGTTCAAGGCGAACGGGAAGCTGAGCGCGGCGAAGGACTACTTGCGGCGGGAGAAGTTCCCGGCGCGGGCGCAGGACTTCATGGCGCGGGAGCGCGAGGCGATCAGCTTGTGGTCGTACGAAGTGGCCCTGATTCCGGGGCTGTTGCAGACGGAGACGTACGCGCGGGCGCTGATGGGAAATCGCTGTCCACCGTTGGACGACGAGACGGTCGAGGAACGAGTCACGGCCAGGCTGGAACGCCAGTCGCTCCTGACCCGTAAGCCACTGGCAGCGCTCAACTTCGTGTTGTACGAGGCGGCCTTGCGCGGCCCGCACGTGGACAAGGAGCAGTTGCTTCACATCCTGGAACAAGGGAAGCTGGGCAATCTCACAGTTCAGGCGTTGACGTTCGACCGCGCCAACTCCAGTGCGCTCAGCGGCCCGATGGTGCTCCTGGAGACGCGCGATCACGAACGACTTGCCTTCTCGGAAGGCCAGTCGATCAGTCAGCTGACCGATGATCCTGGTGTGGTCAGTTCACACACGGAGCGGCTTAGCATGATCCGGGCGTTGGCTCTCAGTCCCGATGAGTCGGCCCGTTTCATCGAGCGGATGGTGGAAGAACTTATGACCGAGCGACTGACGTGGTTCAAGTCCAGCTACAGCGATGACGAGGGCAGCAACTGCGTCGAAGTCGCCTTGGCCTGGCACAAGTCCACTTACAGCGACCGCGAAGACGCGAGCTGCGTCGAGGTCGCCGCCTGTCCCGCCGCCGTCCACGTCCGGGACTCCAAGGTCACCGATAGCCCCGAGTTGGCCGTTGCCGCCCCCGCGTGGAGCGCGTTCGTCTCGTACGCGAGCCGACGCGCCTGA
- a CDS encoding class I SAM-dependent DNA methyltransferase, which translates to MSSTDVTSTPAPQAVAQTNSLVAKLWNYCNVLRDNGLSTIEYVEQLSYLLFLKMVDEITSDPFTEADAQSVVPAEYDWKSLASKKGLELEAHYREVLAELAKNPGTTLGTIFAKSQNRITEPALLEKLVVELIGKEDWTIQGTDIKGDAYEGLLAKGAEDTKTGAGQYFTPRSLIDAMVDVMQPRPEDTITDPACGTGGFLIAAHSYIREHHMQDLTREQRLALGSGKIFGNELVTGTARLAAMNMLLHGIGDSEGDSLITVGDALAEKPGKHASLVLANPPFGKKSSITVIGTDGKSDREDMSYDREDFRATTTNKQLNFLQHIMSLMEMHGRAAVVLPDNVLFEGGAGEKIRRRLLEEFDLHTILRLPTGIFYAGGVKANVLFIEKKPPRTGGKPNTSKLWVYDFRTAKHFTLKQRPLRRADLDEFVAEYLPGGDRTERVESERFKSFTYDELMARDKVNLDITWMKDPALDDADSLLAPEVIAQEIVEDLQAALDEFAAIAEALGGEVKPDTTAEETTVNES; encoded by the coding sequence GTGAGCAGCACCGACGTCACCTCCACGCCCGCGCCGCAGGCCGTCGCGCAGACCAACAGTCTCGTCGCCAAGCTCTGGAACTACTGCAACGTCCTGCGGGACAACGGCCTCTCCACCATCGAGTACGTCGAGCAGCTCTCGTACCTCCTCTTCCTCAAGATGGTGGACGAGATCACCAGCGACCCCTTCACCGAGGCGGACGCCCAATCCGTCGTCCCCGCCGAGTACGACTGGAAGTCGCTCGCCTCCAAGAAGGGGCTCGAACTCGAAGCCCACTACCGCGAAGTCCTCGCCGAACTCGCCAAGAACCCCGGCACCACCCTCGGCACGATCTTCGCCAAGTCGCAGAACCGCATCACCGAGCCGGCCCTCCTCGAAAAGCTCGTTGTCGAACTCATCGGCAAGGAGGACTGGACCATCCAGGGCACCGACATCAAGGGCGACGCCTACGAAGGTCTGCTCGCCAAGGGCGCCGAGGACACCAAGACCGGTGCCGGGCAGTACTTCACGCCCCGCTCACTCATCGACGCCATGGTCGACGTCATGCAGCCGCGGCCCGAGGACACCATCACCGACCCCGCCTGCGGCACCGGTGGCTTCCTCATCGCCGCGCACAGCTACATCCGCGAGCACCACATGCAGGACCTCACCCGCGAGCAGCGCCTCGCGCTCGGCTCCGGGAAGATCTTCGGCAACGAACTCGTCACCGGCACCGCCCGGCTCGCCGCGATGAACATGCTGCTGCACGGCATCGGCGACAGCGAGGGCGACAGCCTCATCACCGTCGGCGACGCGCTCGCCGAGAAGCCCGGCAAGCACGCGTCGCTCGTCCTCGCGAACCCGCCGTTCGGCAAGAAGTCATCGATCACGGTCATCGGTACGGACGGCAAGTCCGACCGGGAGGACATGAGTTACGACCGTGAGGACTTCCGCGCCACCACCACCAACAAGCAGCTCAACTTCCTCCAGCACATCATGTCGCTGATGGAGATGCACGGCCGTGCCGCCGTCGTCCTCCCCGACAACGTCCTCTTCGAGGGCGGCGCGGGCGAGAAGATCCGCCGCCGGCTGCTCGAAGAGTTCGACCTGCACACGATCCTGCGACTGCCCACCGGCATCTTCTACGCGGGCGGCGTCAAGGCGAACGTCCTGTTCATCGAGAAGAAGCCCCCGCGCACCGGCGGCAAGCCCAACACGTCAAAGCTCTGGGTCTACGACTTCCGCACCGCGAAGCACTTCACGCTCAAGCAACGCCCATTGCGGCGCGCGGACTTGGACGAGTTCGTCGCCGAGTACCTCCCGGGCGGTGACCGTACGGAACGTGTCGAGTCCGAGCGCTTCAAGTCGTTCACCTACGACGAGCTGATGGCCCGCGACAAGGTCAACCTCGACATCACGTGGATGAAGGACCCGGCCCTGGACGACGCGGACAGCCTGCTCGCGCCCGAGGTCATCGCTCAGGAGATCGTCGAGGACCTTCAGGCCGCGCTGGACGAGTTCGCGGCGATCGCGGAGGCGCTGGGCGGCGAGGTCAAGCCGGACACGACCGCCGAGGAGACGACGGTCAACGAGAGCTGA
- a CDS encoding restriction endonuclease subunit S, with product MSDVELPDGWVSVELGEVAEVNGGIQKQQKRRPIENAYPFLRVANVGRGSLNLEEVHKIELFDGELDRYRLRPGDLLVVEGNGSPDQIGRAATWRGAISDTVHQNHLIRVRPSKAISARFLELIWNAPAVSQQLRIVAQSTSGLYTLSTAKVKRVRVPLPPLAEQHRIVEALEGHLSGLSRATAALRDTSARAKALKPRLMRSQFTQDNAPRVRLDQVAEVRLGRQRSPKNHSGNQMRPYLRAANVGWQGLILTNVKEMNFTDSELETYRLRKNDIVLSEASGSPGEVGKPAIWNDEIPDCCFQNTLIRVRPNNIDPHFLLYFLRCEALRGAFRQGARGVGIHHIGAAKMAGWPIPVPALTEQHRIVETLDGQLSKLDAAANVLHGPRPALHMAEVLRSSLLERAFTGQLVPQDPADEPASVLLDRIRAERAAVPKPQRTRRPRKTAVATTPAPTPTPAPRTAIQQEFEL from the coding sequence GTGAGTGACGTGGAACTTCCGGACGGGTGGGTATCCGTTGAGCTGGGCGAGGTGGCCGAGGTCAATGGTGGCATCCAGAAGCAACAGAAGCGTCGTCCCATCGAGAACGCTTACCCGTTTCTTCGCGTCGCCAATGTCGGACGCGGATCACTTAACCTCGAAGAGGTACACAAGATTGAACTCTTCGACGGCGAACTAGATAGATACCGGCTGCGGCCGGGGGATTTGCTGGTCGTGGAAGGAAACGGGAGTCCGGACCAGATTGGGCGAGCAGCAACCTGGCGGGGCGCAATCTCCGACACCGTGCATCAAAATCACTTGATCCGCGTTCGGCCGTCCAAGGCAATCAGCGCTCGGTTCCTCGAACTTATTTGGAACGCACCTGCCGTCTCCCAGCAGCTCAGGATCGTGGCCCAATCCACGAGCGGCCTTTACACACTCAGCACGGCTAAGGTGAAGCGGGTACGAGTGCCGTTGCCTCCGCTGGCGGAGCAGCACCGCATCGTCGAGGCCCTCGAAGGCCATCTTTCCGGCCTTAGCAGAGCGACGGCCGCTCTCCGCGATACGTCGGCCCGAGCGAAGGCACTCAAACCCCGCCTAATGCGCAGCCAGTTCACCCAAGACAATGCACCGCGCGTTCGACTCGACCAAGTAGCCGAAGTTCGTCTTGGCCGTCAGCGTTCACCCAAAAATCACTCCGGCAACCAAATGCGACCATACCTCAGGGCAGCGAATGTCGGATGGCAAGGACTGATCCTCACCAACGTAAAGGAAATGAACTTTACCGACTCCGAGCTGGAAACATATCGACTGCGCAAGAATGACATCGTCTTGAGCGAAGCTTCAGGAAGCCCCGGCGAAGTCGGGAAACCGGCAATCTGGAATGATGAAATCCCCGATTGCTGCTTTCAGAACACGCTCATCCGAGTCAGACCTAACAACATTGATCCCCATTTCCTGCTTTACTTCCTGCGCTGCGAAGCGCTGCGAGGAGCATTCCGCCAAGGTGCGCGAGGTGTGGGAATCCACCACATCGGCGCGGCCAAGATGGCGGGGTGGCCTATTCCCGTACCTGCTCTCACTGAGCAGCATCGGATCGTCGAAACGCTCGATGGGCAGCTTTCCAAACTCGATGCCGCAGCAAATGTGCTTCACGGCCCGCGCCCCGCTCTACACATGGCCGAGGTTCTAAGGTCCTCGCTCTTGGAACGCGCCTTCACCGGGCAGCTCGTCCCGCAAGACCCCGCCGACGAGCCCGCGTCCGTCCTCCTGGACCGCATCCGGGCCGAGCGGGCCGCCGTGCCCAAGCCGCAGCGGACCCGGCGGCCCCGCAAGACAGCCGTAGCCACCACCCCCGCGCCCACCCCAACCCCCGCCCCCCGCACCGCCATTCAGCAGGAGTTCGAGCTGTGA